From Rhodothermales bacterium:
ACGGATGCTGTTCGAACTTCAACTCGACGAAATCTCGGTACGCGAACGCCTTCACGAAGCCGTTGCCACCATGCATCGCGTGCTCGGAACACCTATAGATCTGTAATGGAAATGAACACGCAAAATCGTTGCTGCCCAATGGGATACGTAAGATCTCTTGTACTGATCTCGTCTACCCTTTTCGTCCTTGGAACAGCCGGGTGCGGAACGGACCCGAACGCCGACCGACCGGCAGCCGAAAACCCGGCAATGGGACAGCCCGGCCACGACCACGAGGCTATGCTCGCCGAGATGGCAGCCGCCGCGGCCGCCGACCATACGGACCACGATTCGATGGCAGGCACCGACGCCACGGACATGCCACCTGATGGTTCGACTACGATGCAAACGGCATCCAATCAATCTGAAACCGTCGATCATTCGGCTCACCAGATGACACCCGCGACAGGCGCCGCCGCCGGCATCGTTTCGATCGAACCGTCTGTAATACAAACGATCGGCGTCCGTACCACAACCGTCGAAGTCCGTTCGTTGAGTCGTGAGATCCGCTCGACCGGTCGCTTCGAAATGGATGAAAGCGGTATCCACACGGTCACCGTTCGAACACCGGGATGGATCGAGGCGCTCCACGTGGATTATGAAGGCGCGCTCGTCACAAAGGGCCAACCTTTGCTCGATCTCTACTCGCCCGATCTGGTCGCGACGCAAGAGGAGTACCTGCTCGCATTCCGTAACGCGCAACGGATGTCGGCAAGCCCGATCGAAGGAATGGCGAAGGATGCCGAACGCCTCCTGAGCGCCGCCCGAGGACGCTTGA
This genomic window contains:
- a CDS encoding efflux RND transporter periplasmic adaptor subunit, with translation MGYVRSLVLISSTLFVLGTAGCGTDPNADRPAAENPAMGQPGHDHEAMLAEMAAAAAADHTDHDSMAGTDATDMPPDGSTTMQTASNQSETVDHSAHQMTPATGAAAGIVSIEPSVIQTIGVRTTTVEVRSLSREIRSTGRFEMDESGIHTVTVRTPGWIEALHVDYEGALVTKGQPLLDLYSPDLVATQEEYLLAFRNAQRMSASPIEGMAKDAERLLSAARGRLILWEISEDQIAELERTGKPMRTVRFNVPATGEVMRKSVTEGQHVQAGEPLLEIYDLSKIWLIADIYEQDLPWVQEGLPVRVELPYDPGKTFEGRVDHVYYMLDAKTRTARARIIMPGQRQVLKPGMYATVRIESKPLAPAPVVPEEAVIRTGEQDIVIVDLGDGQFAPTVVRIGILAGGSYQILHGLSGGERIVTRAQFLIDSESRLKSAVGAMTGHSH